A single region of the Nocardioides ochotonae genome encodes:
- a CDS encoding aromatic ring-hydroxylating dioxygenase subunit alpha gives MFKNFWYAVEFATDVVPGKPKRVKVLGQQLVLYRKNSDNSVVAMSDLCVHRGAALSDGEVKGDCIMCPYHGWEYNPAGEVTKIPAHPDKGIPRKARIDSYPVQEKYMMVWVYMGDLPEEERPPIPDWSAVDDTDTYAAVTGSFLWKSNYERILENGVDVAHTPFVHGGVFGNPEKPEVPEFEIEESPWHCKVSVKLNPPKSKGLWGLINPNKQDLANRPQVPVSTTWWLPNMILLEVDTPMGAMKIFDVNIPIDEETTLVKFIALRTFFKGKWADRDAKRRVFKVLYEDQAIVDAVRPELLPFDLSDELHVKSDYNAVLYRRRRQQLIDMGWSVEGNTIVGEGPARVEARVIPSPIRKEVPELASAWNFKEVRSREIKAGIQEKEAAAKDVAAARKPKGAVNGAAATTKNEDVKA, from the coding sequence ATGTTCAAGAACTTCTGGTACGCCGTCGAATTCGCCACCGACGTTGTCCCCGGCAAGCCCAAGAGGGTCAAGGTGCTGGGTCAGCAGCTGGTCCTCTACCGCAAGAACAGCGACAACTCCGTCGTTGCGATGTCGGACCTGTGCGTGCACCGCGGTGCCGCGCTCTCCGACGGTGAGGTCAAGGGCGACTGCATCATGTGCCCCTACCACGGCTGGGAGTACAACCCCGCCGGTGAGGTCACCAAGATCCCCGCGCACCCCGACAAGGGCATCCCGCGCAAGGCCCGCATCGACTCCTACCCCGTGCAGGAGAAGTACATGATGGTGTGGGTCTACATGGGCGACCTGCCCGAGGAGGAGCGCCCGCCGATCCCGGACTGGTCCGCGGTCGACGACACCGACACCTACGCCGCCGTCACCGGCAGCTTCCTGTGGAAGTCCAACTACGAGCGCATCCTCGAGAACGGCGTCGACGTCGCGCACACGCCGTTCGTGCACGGTGGCGTCTTCGGCAACCCCGAGAAGCCCGAGGTCCCCGAGTTCGAGATCGAGGAGAGCCCCTGGCACTGCAAGGTGTCGGTCAAGCTCAACCCGCCGAAGTCGAAGGGCCTGTGGGGCCTCATCAACCCCAACAAGCAGGACCTGGCGAACCGCCCGCAGGTCCCGGTCTCCACCACGTGGTGGCTGCCGAACATGATCCTGCTCGAGGTCGACACCCCGATGGGTGCGATGAAGATCTTCGACGTCAACATCCCGATCGACGAAGAGACCACGCTGGTCAAGTTCATCGCTCTGCGCACCTTCTTCAAGGGCAAGTGGGCCGACCGCGACGCCAAGCGCCGCGTCTTCAAGGTGCTCTACGAGGACCAGGCCATCGTCGACGCAGTCCGTCCCGAGCTGCTCCCGTTCGACCTCTCCGACGAGCTGCACGTCAAGAGCGACTACAACGCGGTGCTCTACCGCCGCCGTCGTCAGCAGCTCATCGACATGGGCTGGTCGGTCGAGGGCAACACGATCGTCGGCGAGGGCCCGGCCCGCGTCGAGGCCCGGGTGATCCCCTCCCCGATCCGCAAGGAGGTGCCGGAGCTCGCCAGCGCGTGGAACTTCAAGGAGGTCCGCAGCCGCGAGATCAAGGCCGGCATCCAGGAGAAGGAGGCAGCCGCGAAGGACGTCGCCGCTGCCCGCAAGCCCAAGGGCGCCGTCAACGGGGCGGCCGCCACGACCAAGAACGAGGACGTCAAGGCATGA
- a CDS encoding alpha/beta hydrolase family protein has product MSSPVLVRAVREAVRVPGAPAPYDTAHVTIRHPARPASTEVERMSGMLPADASGAPYPVVVVVPGVNVSSEGYRWLAIALVEAGYVCVTYDWVGELFAGQNGLTPGVDLTAVGPETYGTKPTTPALAAVLDRLAELSCADGGDGGPLRGLLDLGRVALVGHSAGGTVALQSASPEWFPGVRAVVTYASHTMASQQLGHPAGTLLTAPVAVPVLLVGGSADGVVAASAVRYGEEAGAPGHDPLERTWREALPSAAEAWLAVLSGAGHMLPATPDDPSSARGFLEEPLDADQDELREAFVRLVTDFLAAKLRDDPAATATLQHHLDQPNPAFADIRRR; this is encoded by the coding sequence ATGAGCTCTCCTGTCCTGGTCCGGGCGGTCCGCGAGGCGGTGCGCGTCCCCGGCGCGCCCGCCCCGTACGACACCGCCCACGTGACCATCCGGCACCCGGCCCGGCCGGCGTCGACGGAGGTCGAGCGGATGAGCGGCATGCTCCCCGCCGACGCCTCCGGCGCGCCGTACCCCGTGGTCGTCGTGGTGCCGGGCGTGAACGTCTCCTCCGAGGGCTACCGCTGGCTGGCGATCGCCCTGGTCGAGGCGGGCTACGTGTGCGTCACCTACGACTGGGTGGGGGAGCTCTTCGCGGGCCAGAACGGCCTGACTCCCGGGGTCGACCTGACCGCGGTCGGGCCCGAGACCTACGGCACCAAGCCGACCACGCCCGCGCTGGCCGCGGTGCTGGACCGGCTCGCCGAGCTGAGCTGTGCCGACGGCGGCGACGGCGGCCCGCTGCGCGGGCTGCTCGACCTGGGCCGCGTCGCCCTGGTCGGCCACTCCGCCGGCGGCACCGTCGCGCTGCAGTCGGCGAGCCCGGAGTGGTTCCCCGGCGTCCGCGCGGTGGTCACCTACGCCTCGCACACGATGGCCTCCCAGCAGCTCGGCCACCCGGCCGGCACGCTGCTGACCGCGCCGGTCGCCGTACCCGTCCTGCTGGTCGGCGGCAGCGCCGACGGCGTGGTCGCGGCGAGCGCGGTGCGCTACGGGGAGGAGGCCGGCGCTCCCGGCCACGACCCGCTCGAGCGCACCTGGCGCGAGGCGCTGCCGTCCGCGGCCGAGGCCTGGCTCGCGGTGCTCTCCGGCGCCGGGCACATGCTGCCCGCCACCCCCGACGACCCGTCGTCGGCACGAGGGTTCCTCGAGGAGCCGCTCGACGCCGACCAGGACGAGTTGCGCGAGGCCTTCGTGCGACTCGTCACCGACTTTCTTGCCGCGAAGCTCCGCGACGACCCGGCCGCCACGGCCACACTGCAGCACCACCTGGACCAGCCCAACCCCGCCTTCGCCGATATCCGGCGACGCTAG
- a CDS encoding aldehyde dehydrogenase family protein: MRIERENPARTDELVGAVESSDAVAVDEVVARARAAQAQWVAVPVDKRAALLREASARVREHLEEIATLTARETGKVLADSRGEAGFAATVLGFYADRGEALLTPGGYDDVRGRMSVRHRPYGVVAAITPWNAPLILTTLKLAPALVSGNAVVVKPSPFAPFGIGRLLELVGRDLPAGLVQVVHGGAETATALVSHPGVDRVAFTGGESAGRAIASLAGRALTPSVLELGGNDAALLLDDAALDDAALERLVMAAFATSGQVCMAIKRLYVHRSRLDEVVAGLESAAARVLRTGDPLHDGVSMGPVVSGDSAARVTGLVEEARAAGAEVRELGTVDPATDLSRGYFVRPTLVLGAGDASRIVAEEQFGPTLPVLAFDEVDEAVARANAGDLGLGGSVWSADEDRAFAVAARLDAGFAFVNTHNRTGMALHAPFGGVKRSGWGREYGDDGLWEYVQPCVVHAPAAFRAGGAGLAANAYPGS; the protein is encoded by the coding sequence GTGAGGATCGAACGCGAGAACCCGGCGCGCACCGACGAGCTCGTCGGTGCCGTCGAGTCCTCCGACGCGGTGGCGGTCGACGAGGTCGTCGCCCGCGCCCGCGCCGCCCAGGCGCAGTGGGTGGCGGTGCCGGTGGACAAGCGCGCGGCCCTGCTGCGCGAGGCGTCGGCCCGGGTGCGCGAGCACCTCGAGGAGATCGCGACCCTGACCGCGCGCGAGACCGGCAAGGTGCTCGCCGACTCGCGCGGTGAGGCCGGGTTCGCCGCGACCGTGCTCGGCTTCTACGCCGACCGCGGCGAGGCGCTGCTGACGCCCGGCGGGTACGACGACGTGCGCGGCCGGATGAGCGTGCGGCACCGCCCGTACGGCGTCGTCGCCGCGATCACGCCGTGGAACGCGCCGCTGATCCTCACCACGCTCAAGCTCGCCCCGGCCCTGGTCAGCGGCAACGCGGTGGTCGTGAAGCCGTCGCCGTTCGCGCCGTTCGGCATCGGCCGCCTGCTCGAGCTGGTCGGCCGCGACCTGCCCGCCGGCCTGGTCCAGGTCGTGCACGGGGGAGCGGAGACGGCGACCGCGCTGGTCTCGCACCCGGGCGTCGACCGGGTGGCGTTCACCGGCGGCGAGTCGGCCGGGCGGGCGATCGCCTCGCTGGCCGGTCGGGCGCTCACCCCGAGCGTGCTCGAGCTCGGCGGCAACGACGCCGCGCTGCTGCTCGACGACGCCGCCCTCGACGACGCCGCGCTGGAGCGCCTGGTGATGGCCGCCTTCGCGACCAGCGGCCAGGTCTGCATGGCGATCAAGCGCCTATACGTCCACCGCAGCCGGCTCGACGAGGTCGTCGCCGGGCTGGAGTCCGCGGCCGCGCGGGTGCTGCGTACCGGCGACCCGCTGCACGACGGCGTCAGCATGGGCCCGGTCGTCAGCGGCGACTCGGCCGCGCGCGTGACCGGGCTGGTCGAGGAGGCCCGGGCCGCCGGCGCCGAGGTCCGCGAGCTCGGCACCGTCGACCCCGCGACCGACCTCTCCCGTGGCTACTTCGTGCGACCCACCCTGGTGCTCGGGGCCGGGGACGCCTCGCGGATCGTGGCCGAGGAGCAGTTCGGCCCGACCCTGCCGGTGCTCGCCTTCGACGAGGTCGACGAGGCGGTCGCCCGCGCCAACGCCGGCGACCTGGGCCTCGGCGGCTCCGTCTGGTCGGCCGATGAGGACCGCGCGTTCGCGGTCGCGGCGCGCCTGGACGCCGGCTTCGCCTTCGTCAACACCCACAACCGCACCGGCATGGCGCTGCACGCGCCGTTCGGCGGCGTGAAGCGCTCCGGCTGGGGCCGGGAGTACGGCGACGACGGGCTGTGGGAGTACGTCCAGCCCTGCGTCGTGCACGCCCCCGCGGCCTTCCGCGCCGGGGGCGCCGGCCTCGCGGCCAACGCCTATCCCGGGTCGTGA
- a CDS encoding oxidoreductase, whose amino-acid sequence MSQNLKYVQDFLDDAPVTDVSAVFAEWTDIIEGLKTKAMAHFDLLRDPSTEELEAFSSDVEGGPSGSVRGYTGPDVDWMIHSHMQNKGLGFVNVHLTIWLGPHIDVPHFGMALGAFPQAWMFLDSVPRKVVSTDVDYFRKYYEPFNQEWLTLHKETPGIEEFVSRDAFVRATYSPTAWSFMAPGSQEIFDLARKTANAHMDRWLQWVDEATAVPVEKRAELAANDLATRRNIAELDPANVVAVRYFGEERTAQLVRALWGGDRALPRPLEA is encoded by the coding sequence ATGAGCCAGAACCTCAAGTACGTCCAGGACTTCCTGGACGACGCCCCGGTCACGGACGTCTCCGCCGTCTTCGCGGAGTGGACCGACATCATCGAGGGACTCAAGACCAAGGCGATGGCGCACTTCGACCTGTTGCGCGACCCCTCCACGGAGGAGCTCGAGGCGTTCTCCTCCGACGTCGAGGGCGGCCCCTCGGGCAGCGTCCGCGGCTACACCGGCCCCGACGTGGACTGGATGATCCACTCCCACATGCAGAACAAGGGCCTGGGCTTCGTCAACGTCCACCTGACCATCTGGCTCGGTCCGCACATCGACGTGCCGCACTTCGGCATGGCCCTCGGCGCGTTCCCGCAGGCCTGGATGTTCCTGGACTCGGTGCCGCGCAAGGTCGTCTCGACCGACGTCGACTACTTCCGCAAGTACTACGAGCCGTTCAACCAGGAGTGGCTGACGCTGCACAAGGAGACCCCGGGCATCGAGGAGTTCGTCTCGCGCGACGCCTTCGTCCGGGCCACCTACTCCCCGACGGCGTGGTCGTTCATGGCGCCGGGCTCGCAGGAGATCTTCGACCTGGCCCGCAAGACCGCCAACGCCCACATGGACCGCTGGCTGCAGTGGGTCGACGAGGCCACCGCGGTGCCGGTCGAGAAGCGCGCCGAGCTGGCTGCCAACGACCTCGCGACCCGCCGGAACATCGCCGAGCTGGACCCGGCCAACGTGGTCGCGGTCCGCTACTTCGGCGAGGAGCGCACCGCTCAGCTGGTCCGCGCCCTGTGGGGCGGCGACCGGGCCCTGCCCCGCCCGCTCGAGGCCTGA